The Balaenoptera acutorostrata chromosome 10, mBalAcu1.1, whole genome shotgun sequence genome has a window encoding:
- the LOC103020116 gene encoding histone H2A type 1-B, translating into MSGRGKQGGKARAKAKTRSSRAGLQFPVGRVHRLLRKGNYSERVGAGAPVYLAAVLEYLTAEILELAGNAARDNKKTRIIPRHLQLAIRNDEELNKLLGRVTIAQGGVLPNIQAVLLPKKTESHHKAKGK; encoded by the coding sequence ATGTCTGGGCGCGGGAAGCAAGGAGGCAAAGCTCGCGCCAAGGCTAAGACCCGCTCCTCGCGAGCTGGGCTCCAATTTCCCGTAGGGCGAGTGCACCGCCTGCTCCGCAAGGGCAACTACTCTGAGCGGGTAGGTGCCGGGGCCCCCGTGTACTTGGCGGCGGTGCTGGAGTATCTGACGGCTGAGATCCTGGAGCTGGCGGGCAACGCGGCCCGCGACAACAAGAAGACGCGTATCATCCCGCGCCACCTGCAGCTGGCCATCCGCAACGACGAGGAGCTCAACAAGCTCCTAGGTCGCGTGACCATCGCTCAGGGTGGCGTCCTGCCCAACATCCAGGCTGTGCTGCTGCCTAAGAAGACCGAGAGCCACCACAAGGCCAAGGGCAAGTGA
- the LOC103019838 gene encoding histone H2B type 1-C/E/F/G/I-like has translation MPEPAKSALAPKKGSKKAVTKAQKKDGKKRKRSRKESYSVYVYKVLKQVHPDTGISSKAMGIMNSFVNDIFERIAGEASRLAHYNKRSTITSREIQTAVRLLLPGELAKHAVSEGTKAVTKYTSSK, from the coding sequence ATGCCTGAACCGGCGAAGTCCGCTCTTGCCCCGAAGAAGGGATCCAAGAAGGCGGTGACCAAAGCCCAGAAGAAAGATGGCAAGAAGCGCAAGCGCAGCCGCAAGGAGAGCTATTCTGTATATGTGTACAAGGTGCTGAAGCAGGTCCATCCGGACACCGGCATTTCGTCCAAAGCCATGGGCATCATGAATTCGTTTGTCAACGATATTTTTGAGCGCATTGCTGGCGAGGCGTCGCGCCTGGCTCATTATAACAAGCGTTCGACCATCACGTCTAGGGAGATCCAGACGGCCGTGCGCCTGTTGCTGCCTGGGGAGCTGGCCAAGCACGCCGTGTCTGAGGGCACCAAGGCTGTCACCAAGTACACCAGCTCTAAGTAA
- the LOC103019568 gene encoding histone H2B type 1-C/E/F/G/I-like has translation MPEPAKSVPAPKKGSKKAVTKAQKKDGKKRKRSRKESYSVYVYKVLKQVHPDTGISSKAMGIMNSFVNDIFERIAGEASRLAHYNKRSTITSREIQTAVRLLLPGELAKHAVSEGTKAVTKYTSSK, from the coding sequence ATGCCTGAGCCGGCCAAGTCCGTTCCCGCCCCGAAGAAGGGCTCCAAGAAGGCGGTGACCAAAGCCCAGAAGAAAGATGGCAAGAAGCGCAAGCGCAGCCGCAAGGAGAGCTATTCTGTGTACGTGTACAAGGTGCTGAAGCAGGTCCACCCGGACACTGGCATCTCGTCCAAGGCCATGGGTATCATGAACTCGTTCGTCAATGACATTTTCGAGCGCATCGCGGGCGAGGCGTCGCGCCTGGCACATTACAACAAGCGCTCGACCATCACGTCGAGGGAGATCCAGACGGCCGTGCGCCTGCTGCTACCCGGGGAGCTGGCCAAGCACGCCGTGTCCGAGGGTACCAAGGCTGTCACCAAGTACACCAGCTCCAAGTAA
- the LOC103019303 gene encoding histone H2A type 1: MSGRGKQGGKARAKAKTRSSRAGLQFPVGRVHRLLRKGNYAERVGAGAPVYLAAVLEYLTAEILELAGNAARDNKKTRIIPRHLQLAIRNDEELNKLLGKVTIAQGGVLPNIQAVLLPKKTESHHKAKGK, encoded by the coding sequence ATGTCGGGACGCGGAAAACAAGGTGGTAAGGCTCGTGCCAAGGCTAAGACCCGTTCTTCTCGGGCTGGGCTTCAGTTCCCCGTGGGCCGAGTGCACCGCCTGCTCCGAAAGGGCAACTACGCCGAGCGGGTCGGGGCCGGCGCGCCCGTGTACCTGGCGGCGGTGCTGGAGTACCTGACGGCCGAGATCCTGGAGCTGGCGGGCAACGCGGCCCGCGACAACAAGAAGACGCGCATCATCCCGCGTCACCTGCAGCTGGCCATCCGCAACGATGAGGAGCTCAACAAGCTGCTGGGCAAAGTCACTATCGCTCAGGGCGGCGTCCTGCCCAACATTCAGGCCGTGCTGCTGCCTAAGAAGACCGAGAGCCACCACAAGGCCAAGGGCAAGTAA
- the LOC130709132 gene encoding histone H3.1-like, protein MGKKGTLFIYTGAGGGAGGRLSFFHQLAAFGESVTARTKQTARKSTGGKAPRKQLATKAARKSAPATGGVKKPHRYRPGTVALREIRRYQKSTELLIRKLPFQRLVREIAQDFKTDLRFQSSAVMALQEACEAYLVGLFEDTNLCAIHTKRVTVMPKDIQLARRIRGERA, encoded by the exons ATGGGGAAG AAAGGAACTCTCTTTATATATACcggtgcgggggggggggcggggggcaggcttTCATTTTTCCACCAGCTAGCTGCTTTCGGGGAATCTGTCACGGCTCGTACAAAGCAGACCGCTCGCAAGTCCACCGGCGGCAAGGCGCCGCGCAAGCAGCTGGCCACCAAGGCGGCCCGCAAGAGCGCACCGGCCACGGGCGGCGTGAAGAAGCCGCACCGCTACCGGCCCGGCACGGTGGCCCTGCGCGAGATCCGCCGCTACCAGAAGTCCACGGAGCTGCTGATCCGCAAGCTGCCGTTCCAGCGGCTGGTGCGCGAGATCGCGCAGGACTTCAAGACCGACCTGCGCTTCCAGAGCTCGGCCGTGATGGCGCTGCAGGAGGCGTGCGAGGCCTACCTGGTGGGGCTCTTCGAGGACACCAACCTGTGTGCCATCCACACCAAGCGCGTCACCGTCATGCCCAAAGACATCCAACTTGCCCGCCGCATCCGCGGGGAGAGGGCGTAG
- the LOC103018756 gene encoding histone H1.4-like produces the protein MSETVPAAPPVTSAEKTPVKKARKSAGAVKRKASRPPVSELITKAVSASKERSGMSLAALKKALAAGGYDVEKNNSRIKLGLKSLVSKGTLVQTKGTGASGSFKLNKKSATEEAKPKAKKASATNPKKATGAKKPRKATGAASPKKTAKKTPKAKKPLAGTGAKKVVKSPKKVKTAKPKMAKSPAKARIHKHKVAKLKAVKPKKAAPKKK, from the coding sequence ATGTCTGAAACCGTACCTGCTGCGCCTCCTGTTACTTCTGCGGAAAAGACGCCTGTGAAGAAGGCTCGCAAGTCTGCTGGTGCCGTGAAGCGCAAGGCGTCCAGGCCCCCGGTATCCGAGCTCATCACCAAGGCTGTCTCCGCTTCCAAGGAGCGCAGCGGCATGTCCCTGGCTGCGCTCAAGAAGGCGCTGGCAGCTGGCGGCTACGACGTGGAGAAGAACAACAGTCGGATCAAGCTAGGTCTCAAGAGCCTGGTGAGTAAGGGCACCCTGGTGCAGACCAAGGGCACCGGCGCCTCTGGCTCTTTCAAGCTCAACAAGAAGTCGGCCACCGAGGAAGCGAAGCCCAAAGCCAAGAAAGCGAGCGCGACCAACCCCAAGAAGGCTACTGGGGCAAAGAAGCCCAGGAAGGCCACAGGCGCTGCCAGTCCGAAAAAAACCGCCAAGAAGACCCCAAAGGCAAAGAAACCATTAGCAGGTACCGGGGCCAAGAAAGTGGTCAAGAGCCCGAAAAAGGTGAAGACAGCCAAACCGAAGATGGCCAAGAGTCCAGCCAAGGCCAGAATTCATAAGCACAAGGTAGCCAAGCTTAAAGCGGTCAAGCCAAAGAAGGCGGCCCCCAAAaagaagtaa